One region of Mycolicibacterium rhodesiae NBB3 genomic DNA includes:
- a CDS encoding TetR/AcrR family transcriptional regulator produces the protein MATQPSSTPGRRPARLSRDSIVNAALTFLDREGWDALTINALATQLGTKGPSLYNHVHSLEDLRRTVRMRVVGDIIEMLNTVAQGRTRDDAVMAMASSYRSYAHHHPGRYSAFTRMPLGGDDPEFTEATRATAAPVIDVLASYGLEGDSAFYAALEFWSAMHGFVLLEMTGAMHGIDTDAVFTDMMMRLAAGMERR, from the coding sequence ATGGCAACTCAGCCATCGAGCACGCCCGGCCGCCGTCCCGCGCGGCTGAGCCGCGACTCGATCGTCAACGCGGCGCTGACCTTCCTGGACCGCGAGGGCTGGGACGCGCTCACGATCAACGCGTTGGCGACCCAGCTCGGCACCAAGGGCCCGTCGCTGTACAACCACGTGCACAGCCTGGAGGATCTGCGGCGCACCGTGCGAATGCGGGTGGTCGGCGACATCATCGAGATGCTGAACACCGTCGCGCAGGGCCGCACCCGCGACGATGCGGTGATGGCGATGGCGTCGTCCTACCGCAGCTATGCCCACCACCATCCTGGGCGCTACTCGGCCTTCACCCGGATGCCGCTCGGCGGCGACGACCCCGAGTTCACCGAGGCCACCCGTGCGACGGCGGCCCCGGTGATCGACGTCTTGGCGTCCTATGGACTGGAAGGGGACAGTGCGTTCTACGCGGCGCTGGAGTTCTGGTCGGCGATGCACGGATTCGTGTTGTTGGAGATGACAGGTGCGATGCACGGGATCGACACCGACGCGGTATTCACCGACATGATGATGCGGCTGGCGGCCGGAATGGAAAGGCGATAG
- a CDS encoding DUF3558 domain-containing protein gives MMRARRWVAMAAAASTALVGCGSADEGAQPSAPAAATAGAGFRSGDCNGVTDADIAAAVGPVKFTRSVVSDAGCFWQENSMFGTVGAGMGISTWWYRGSDMDTERSLEQTAGRTITELSLDGNKGFRAYDGNACSIYVAKGGDVITWSIQTLNPATLPDLCKVTEQLAQLSQERVN, from the coding sequence ATGATGCGCGCGCGCAGGTGGGTGGCGATGGCGGCCGCGGCGTCGACCGCCCTGGTCGGCTGCGGCTCCGCAGACGAAGGTGCCCAGCCGTCGGCCCCGGCAGCGGCGACCGCGGGCGCCGGATTCCGCAGCGGCGACTGCAACGGTGTCACCGACGCCGACATCGCCGCGGCCGTCGGGCCCGTGAAATTCACCAGATCCGTCGTCAGCGACGCCGGATGCTTCTGGCAGGAGAACTCGATGTTCGGCACGGTCGGGGCCGGGATGGGGATCTCGACGTGGTGGTACCGCGGCAGCGACATGGACACCGAGCGGTCGCTGGAGCAGACCGCCGGGCGCACGATCACCGAACTGTCGCTCGACGGCAACAAGGGGTTCAGGGCGTACGACGGCAACGCCTGCAGCATCTACGTCGCCAAGGGCGGTGACGTGATCACCTGGTCGATCCAGACGCTGAACCCCGCGACTTTGCCTGATCTCTGCAAAGTCACCGAACAACTCGCCCAACTCAGCCAGGAGCGCGTCAACTGA
- the rpsG gene encoding 30S ribosomal protein S7 yields MPRKGPAPKRPLVNDPVYGSQLVTQLVNKVLLDGKKSLAERIVYGALEQARDKTGTDPVVTLKRALDNVKPALEVRSRRVGGATYQVPVEVRPDRSVTLALRWLVSFSKARREKTMIERLANEILDASNGLGAAVKRREDTHKMAEANRAFAHYRW; encoded by the coding sequence ATGCCGCGCAAGGGGCCTGCACCCAAGCGTCCGTTGGTCAACGATCCGGTCTACGGGTCGCAGCTGGTCACCCAGCTGGTCAACAAAGTGCTGCTGGACGGGAAGAAATCGCTGGCCGAACGCATTGTTTATGGTGCGCTCGAACAGGCCCGCGACAAGACCGGGACCGACCCCGTCGTCACCCTCAAGCGCGCACTCGACAACGTCAAGCCGGCTCTGGAGGTCCGCAGCCGCCGCGTCGGTGGCGCCACCTACCAGGTGCCCGTCGAGGTGCGTCCGGATCGCTCGGTCACGCTGGCACTGCGCTGGCTGGTCAGCTTTTCCAAGGCTCGCCGCGAGAAGACCATGATCGAGCGTCTGGCGAACGAGATCCTCGACGCCAGCAATGGCCTGGGTGCCGCCGTCAAGCGACGTGAGGACACCCACAAGATGGCCGAGGCGAACCGAGCCTTCGCGCACTACCGCTGGTGA
- the rpsL gene encoding 30S ribosomal protein S12 translates to MPTIQQLVRKGRRDKIAKVKTAALKGSPQRRGVCTRVYTTTPKKPNSALRKVARVKLTSAVEVTAYIPGEGHNLQEHSMVLVRGGRVKDLPGVRYKIIRGSLDTQGVKNRKQARSRYGAKKEKS, encoded by the coding sequence ATGCCAACCATTCAGCAGCTGGTCCGTAAGGGTCGCCGCGACAAGATCGCCAAGGTCAAGACCGCGGCCCTCAAGGGCAGCCCGCAGCGCCGCGGCGTGTGCACCCGCGTGTACACCACCACCCCGAAGAAGCCGAACTCGGCGCTCCGGAAGGTGGCGCGCGTCAAGCTGACGAGCGCGGTGGAGGTGACCGCCTACATCCCCGGCGAAGGCCACAACCTGCAGGAGCACTCGATGGTGCTCGTGCGTGGCGGTCGTGTGAAGGACCTGCCGGGTGTGCGCTACAAGATCATCCGCGGCTCGCTCGACACCCAGGGCGTGAAGAACCGCAAGCAAGCGCGCAGCCGCTACGGCGCCAAGAAGGAGAAGAGCTGA